One window from the genome of Xiphophorus hellerii strain 12219 chromosome 16, Xiphophorus_hellerii-4.1, whole genome shotgun sequence encodes:
- the cbx2 gene encoding chromobox protein homolog 2 — protein sequence MEELSAVGEQVFDAECILNKRLRKGKLEFLVKWRGWSSKHNSWEPQENILDPRLLAAFNKKEQEKELLMLKRRKRPRGRPRKIIENIPEPQKSSTSSSASSSSSSDSSSSCSSSSSSSEDEDEGDDGHAKQASPTVRPRELHPVPQKKAQIVMAKQEPLRKRNRKPLPPEAKEFQQNKGPRKVLKTAKETDLPGAIKKPVHPASFTFMGFHRSSAKDAAPGPYRSPLTQGGAVKPATSSPGSGRSSVQTASLALNKSNQSRNATEGKLSISGGNSGGSLDLKTAACKSKGVAALNVNTTKHPVQGTTQHTLSSPSGPKKPHSTGSAMQRVAGTKAGASQSKSASSNQGHQPLNLQNKQSQSGDAPGSGTTAASGLRNPVVPARKPTVPQNLETNANKSPVSSGRPPARKPQAGGDKLREMKEFQKVQGRLDKSCSEIQNPPARTATKGSKKAKMTDMSTGEEESSSDSDHDSSYAGQGHPVAGQNQDWKPTRSLIEHVFVTDVTANLVTVTVKESPTSVGFFSIRNY from the exons acacaacAGCTGGGAGCCGCAGGAAAACATTCTGGACCCGAGACTGTTGGCGGCATTCAATAAGAA AGAACAAGAAAAAGAGCTTCTGATGCTTAAAAGACGCAAACGACCCAGAGGACGACCCAGAAAGATCATA GAGAATATACCGGAACCCCAAAAATCAAGCACCTCTTCATCTGCTTCATCCTCCTCGTCCTCCGACTCCTcatcctcctgctcctcttcgtCTTCATCCTcagaagatgaagatgagggTGATGACGGCCACGCCAAACAGGCGAGCCCGACCGTCAGGCCACGGGAGCTACATCCCGTCCCTCAGAAGAAGGCGCAGATCGTCATGGCGAAGCAGGAGCCCCTGAGGAAGCGAAACAGGAAGCCCCTCCCTCCGGAGGCGAAGGAgttccagcagaacaagggtCCGCGCAAAGTCCTGAAGACCGCCAAAGAGACGGATCTTCCAGGGGCGATCAAGAAGCCGGTTCATCCGGCGAGCTTCACCTTCATGGGTTTCCACCGCAGCTCAGCCAAAGATGCGGCGCCTGGTCCGTACAGGAGCCCGCTGACCCAGGGTGGGGCGGTTAAACCCGCCACCAGCTCACCTGGATCTGGGAGATCTTCAGTCCAAACCGCATCTCTGGCCTTGAACAAATCCAACCAGAGCAGAAATGCAACCGAGGGGAAGCTGTCCATCTCCGGCGGGAACAGTGGAGGAAGTCTGGATTTGAAAACAGCTGCTTGTAAATCCAAAGGAGTAGCTGCTCTGAATGTGAATACCACCAAACATCCAGTTCAAGGAACCACTCAGCACACTCTGAGCTCACCCAGTGGACCAAAGAAGCCCCACTCCACCGGGTCCGCAATGCAGCGGGTAGCCGGTACTAAAGCAGGGGCTTCCCAGTCTAAGAGCGCCTCCTCCAATCAAGGCCATCAGCCCCTCAACCTTCAGAACAAGCAGTCTCAAAGCGGTGACGCTCCTGGAAGCGGCACCACCGCAGCGTCGGGTCTGAGAAATCCAGTCGTCCCTGCGAGAAAACCCACAGTCCCCCAAAATCTGGAGACAAACGCCAATAAAAGTCCGGTTTCCTCTGGAAGACCGCCTGCCAGGAAACCGCAGGCCGGTGGAGACAAGCTCAGAGAAATGAAGGAATTCCAGAAGGTCCAAGGCCGGTTGGACAAGTCCTGCTCCGAGATCCAGAACCCGCCGGCAAGAACGGCCACTAAAGGCAGCAAGAAAGCCAAAATGACCGACATGAGCACCGGCGAAGAGGAGAGCAGCTCGGACTCGGACCACGACTCTTCGTACGCTGGACAGGGTCACCCAGTGGCGGGCCAGAACCAGGACTGGAAGCCCACACGCAGCCTGATCGAACACGTGTTTGTGACCGATGTCACGGCGAACCTGGTCACCGTCACGGTGAAAGAGTCGCCAACCAGCGTGGGCTTCTTCAGCATCCGCAACTACTGA